The following DNA comes from Tachypleus tridentatus isolate NWPU-2018 chromosome 9, ASM421037v1, whole genome shotgun sequence.
AGTTCTCTCTACATAACAAAGGCAGCATTACTACTATCttgtcttttttcttcttctcaaaGCTGTTCACAATACTCATTGTCTAACGTGCTACAGACCATGTGCCATGTCTGAACAGACAGCTGCAGtggttattataaattgaaactcaaaaaattatttttcaatttgttttagaaaatataaaacatctttTTGCAATTATCTAAAATTTGGCACTAGAACTGGGCAAAAATGAATGTTtactattttgttataatatcCACACAGTATACAAACAATATATGTTGTTCCAGTTATATTTTGTATGTCTTATCACAGGCTAAAATAGTTGGAGGTAGTGAGTCTGTGATCCTATCATAATCAGGAGCAGATTTAATAGTTAGCTAAAGCTGACTGGGCTTCTATTCATACCAACATTATACATCAAGCAAAAGCAAATATGGGCTTGCTAGTCCTCATTTTGCTTTAACTGACTATGCATATAGGCTTAAATCCACCCCTGGTCATAATCTGGTTCATTGCACacacagaaaaatgtttatttacaataaaacgtTACTACATCACACCACAtgacaattattaaaattaaacccAATGCATATGaaaaacatcattttaaacaaactttgGGTTAGCTGTTTTTTGATTATCTTATATTCCAGATTTAATTTTCATTGATGTCAGTTTAGCCCAGCCTCTCTCTCAATCCTATGAATGCTGTTCTATCACAACGTTTCTGttgcacagaaaaaaaattattttatattctcggGAGCAGTCCCAAAGGTTTTCCTCCTTAATATCAATAAATCCCAgaatattttctgaaacattttctgtattttatatatttatagccAAATTATAGGCTGAAAAAGATACCACTGCTAAATGAGAAGCTAAAGCCTTGGTACAGATATCTCTTTGTAtgattatgtaacaaaataaagttCATCCTTCACCTTGTAATGGATGTGCCAATGTAGCAGTTCAAAGATGGCAGTTACAGAGTTTTTTTATGCCTCATTTTTAAAAGAACTTGTACCATTTTTCAACAAGCAACAAACTTGGATGTTTCTCACCTGGGTTACTAGACCATGTGTGAATAAGTGAAacacttgaaactgttgaaataataaaaagatttaatCAGCTTCAAAAGCATCATGAACTTCTACTGTTAATCATCAGGCACTTTCACAATTGAAGTGCTACTTAATTAAAAGCCAGTAGCTTTAAAATGTAGATTACACCCTACTCTCCAGTAACAACTTGAAAATAATCATACCAGTCTCATGTTGTACATAAAACAATTGTTCTAAAGATAAATGTGGATTTCAGGGTTGACCAGCTGAAAGCTAGCTAGCTATACAATGAGAAACATCAgtctctctttatatataaaaaattactattaaacATTTTTGGGTGACCGTGATTTGAGAAATTTGTAAGTGTTTTTGGAGAACATATAACTCACGCCTGAAGACACGGTCGTGACAGCAGTCAAGTACCTGAAAAGGAAACACGTAATGATTAACTATCTTGGTTCCATTATGATAATTAATTAGTTAGACACCCTTATATGgctatgatattttaataatgcaCAAGTTGATACAAgattacaataagaataatacAATTAAAGTTGGCGTTAAGTGTTCTAAGCACTGGACTTATGGAGTTTCTAAATGTTTTGGTCTCAGGATTGATATCTAATGAGAGATACAGAAAGGTTATACACTTCATAATTCCCATAAGACATAGTGTCTGGAATGTCAGTTATCCCTTAATTTCCAAACAACTGAATTTCACAAGaaattcaataccagtactacacACTTTGCTTTAAACTATTAATACTAAAGTAATGGACATTGGAGTTGTAATATAAGAAGATTTATtggataaataacacaaaaacataataCTTTAACAAGGCGTAAGCAAGAATGTTTGAAGATATTATTACGacagaaataaattacataattacatCAATGTCTTTACTCTTAGGTCAAGACTTCTGGTTGTCTACAGAACAAAGAGGAGCTAcacatttactttaattaaatatttaactattcTCTTCTACTTTAAATCCTGTGTATTATACTATATAGCATATTACTGTAAACTTATGTGATGGTTTTGCTACTTTTAGGTaaacaaactttttctttaccgatttcaaaacaaactgatttaACACCATCATCAACACTAGAATTATTAGCTTAGAAAACACTTTGCTACACTATTCCTGTGTCAAATTACTTGAGAGTCTATGATTTGTTTAGGTTACGTGATCccaaataaattacataataaagaataaacacaaaTACCACCCATACTGTAATTAACCCTACTGATTACAGCTGAGGTCTTCTaagtattttacataaaattacatgATTTCACCCAATATTTATCATCAGTTCTTTGTACCAAGTGTTGTAACTGAGAACAATACCCCACACCATACCATACAATGAGAGACACTGTATTTGGTCTCAGCAATTTTCACCATGAGAGGTGAACACTATAGAAAACAACACCTTGAGGGTTATGTAAATAATGTCCTAAACTTAAggattaatatttcaaaattaataaataatattttaacgaCTCACGTTTCATACGTCACAAAAGAACTTACCACAGAAGTTTCATGTATGGATGATCGACGTATCCAAACACTGGAGCTGCAAGTGTGAAAGCAACCAGAGAGAACTGGATTGCAGTATTCacctataataatataacaaaataaaacttagacTGACATTTAATGAATGTATTAAAACACTTACCGATCACACATGGATATTTAGCTAACATTCACTGATCACACGTAATAACTTCTTGTCCCATTTTACCTGATCATTCACAGTAACTTATTTAATCAATGTTCCACTGAACACACACCAGTATTATTTTACATCAAACTTCTTGCTAATCCATCTGCTGTAACATGTACTGACTACATTTAATGGTTCCTTGGAGAAGTTTTTGTTGATTACAGACAACAATTTGTGAAATCAAGAAATACATTTCATACTTAGTAACTAAAAGGAATGTTCATAAATTATGAAAATCATAACAACAAACACAGATAACCTAGAAATCCTGTCTAAACATGACAAGCATATGCATTTTTAATgacatttatgttctgtttttagctcaaaataaatatactgataaGTCTATctctttgtatctcagaacagttggtgtGGGTAGTAACACCTTTACTAACaaatttcgaccttcctaggtcatcttcaggttactaaagagagagtttgaatgtgaccattgacggcACGCGtctcagggacgagagtataaacaggggcgttgcagttagatgttaggttattaattagtatagatatgaaggtgttcctttatattggttttagttgttctataagtagggcttctttgattttgcatttgtttatatttgtttccctagttagtatctggatgttttctatggttgtgtttatttgatttgcagtgttcaaaaacatatgaaagtgttttcttgttttctttgaatctggttcatACTCaaaccagctgttctgagatacatttttatttcaagtgggtttctcatcatcaagaattacttttccctctctttgtttattattattattgtatttttcttttaaaactgaaCTTACTTTACTGATGAAAGTGGGAGAAAGCTTGGCTGTAGGGAAAGTCACGTCAAAGTATCGAGAGAGAGTCCTCTGTGCCAAGTAAATAATCctcataaaaaaaaagttactacAAAAATCCTAaagtaaattagttattatttttaaagcattGGAGAAATGTCTTCTTTGCAGATACTCTATCTATGTGGcactaaatatattttggtattttcaataCGAATAGCACCTTACGTAACATACAGGCTAAATGGCTAAGCCTTGGAACCCAAACATCAGACCTTTCCCTTCCTAACTAAAAACTACTCATCACAATGTTCTGGACTACAGAATGAATAAGGAATCAGATTATACTAATCTAATATTAATTAGGCAAACAACCAAAATGAAGTGATTTATTTATTGTGGAGCACACTATCACCTGAATATTTCATATTCAAACACcacctgaagaagacagaccaatgttctAAATCAGTTCATTAGggttataaattgttgtttgcctAGTTAATTAAAGAATGAATACTTTTTAACCTCAGAAATGTACGTAgaattatacacaaaatattttccagGTTAAAACACAAAGTATGAAAAGAACTGTACATAAAGTCTATGTATAATTCTGCATATTAATTTACCTGTCTTATGCATCTTaaacaacaattattaaaaatgtatgtttggaAAGCAGaattaatacttttaacataaccGTGTTAACTGACAAACACAAAAAGTATACGGTAAATGAACCtcaaaaagttaacattttcttaaattaaaaatctaTTTCCAAAAAACATACTTATCTCCACTCCAGTTACAGCTGTCACTCTACTGCCAGGGTTTCTTCCTTTGCCCACTTAAGCAGTGGTCTGATTTTTGttcacttgctccagtcttttataacCCACTTAACAGCTCTTGGTGATACTGTCTTGTGACAATCTCCACCTATTTTGATGCACCCTCTATCCCAGTACACCTTTTGCCTGGAACTTAACTCATGTACTTTGGGTGGAACTGTGCATGATCTGTCATCTCTATTGGCCAGGCTCTGCCCAGATAGCCAAGATTCCATTGCCTGGGTCTAGAATTATGGGTCATGGTTCCTATATCCCACTTGGTAGCTAGGGCAACTGGACcacatgatatatttatatacatacacacactctctctctcttatgAGTACATCTCAACCTGTAGCCATAGAGTGATGCATTCCAAGACACTGGAATCACAATGTGAGGTTAAGCAACACTGAAGTAAACAAGGATTGGAATAACGGAATCTTGTATACCTCACAGAATAGGACATTGAGCCCAGGTCATCAGTGTGGTAAATCGGTAAACTTACCATTGTCCTGCAGGCAGACTGAGAAGCCAACAGAATAAAAGTAGCAGGAAAAAGGAAAATCAAAATCCTCTTCAGAATATTTAGGATCATTGTCATTTGAAGCCCCTGGAGTAACACCACTGAATGGAATATATGTTTCCATTTCACTATGAATAAGATCATTGACAGTCCCAACTGAGAATGACTCCCTCCTAGACTCTTGTGTGACACTAGATATCACAGGTGAGATAGGAGAGACCTGATTCACCTATGTGCTGGAACCAATATTCTAGGATATTCATACTGGATATCAGCTTGCCAATGAAAATCTTGTTCTATgaacaaactaaacaaagaaTGCTCAAAGTATCTCAAATGGTTGTAGTTTGAAGAAACTGATTAGTGATCGCTCTGTTgagaaaaagtgataacattatctgaatgaatTGCTTACGTACGGTACGAGGATAGAGGGTACACTGAGGCAGGTGGAGAGTGTCACTAGACATATCACTAATGGCAATTATGTGGGGTATGAAAGACAgaatcaagtaaaaaaaaatcagaccaatgcttaaATGAGCAAAGATAGAAACCTGGGCAGTCCAGTAATAGCTATAGTGTGAGGgaaggtaagtatgttttggaaaaatgtttctaatatatatgttaatcAGAATCCATATCAAATATCCTTAACATAAGGAGTGTATGTTGACTGAAatgtataatgaatatttttaacacaagtgTGTGTTAACTgaactttataatgaatatttttaacacaagtgTGTGTTAACTgaactttataatgaatatttttaataaatgtgtatgtTAGCAACAgcaaaataattactttcaactgagaagtacaagttaactttaataaagaattaatACTTTTGATATGAGAAGGATGTTTTAACCACATCACAAAATGATTAACTTGTAATGTAAGATGACTGAACTCACTGTAAGCACTTGTATACAAATGGAAACAGTAACATTAAATCTGAACCTTGTATGATTGtttttaaatctataattttaCAGAAAGATAAGTTACAGAACATAGACCATGATCTGCTTCAACACACAACTGTagcataataacaaaataatattttttcaaaatcttaacaTATCACTTGACAACATGACAGCTAAAGAACAAATTACAGGTGATGGCAGCGACTTGTATCGTATGTAGAAACCAGCTGTTACCAAACATACATCCCTTGCTACAATCAGAGCAGTCAGAGGAACTAGAAGTTAAAGACagaaattaaaagaatattattcaaaattataaaaggaaacaatcATTTTTGagataacatatatatacatacaaactgTATGGTAACAAATACAAATACTGTACTTAGCAAATTATCTTAAAAACAGTTAAGAATCAGcacataattttattctttataaacagagtgaaataaaaactacaaagactaatataagataaaacaatgaaaactacctagactaatacaagataaaacaatgaaaactacctagattaatgtaagataaaacaatgaaaactacctagactaatgtaagataaaacaatgaaaactacctagactaatgtaagataaaacaatgaaaactacctagactaatgaaagataaaacaatgaaaactacctagactaatgtaaagataaaacaatgaaaactacctagactaatgtaaaataaaacaatgaaaactacctagactaatgtaagataaaacaatgaaaactacctagactaatgaaagataaaacaatgaaaactacctagactaatgtaagataaaacagtgaaaactacctagactaatgaaagataaaacagtgaaaactacctagactaatgtgagataaaacaatgaaaactacctagactaatgtaagataaaacaatgaaaactacctagactaatgtaagataaaacaatgaaaactacctagactaatgtaaaataaaacaatgaaaactacctagactaatgtaaaataaaacaatgaaaactacctagactaatgtaagataaaacaatgaaaactacctagactaatgtaaaataaaacaatgaaaactacctagactaatgtaaaataaaacaatgaaaactacctagactaatgtaaaataaaacaatgaaaactacctagactaatgtaagataaaacaatgaaaactacctagactaatgtaagataaaacaatgaaaactacctagactaatgtaagataaaacaatgaaaactacctagactaatgtaagataaaacaatgaaaactacctagactaatgtaagataaaacaatgaaaactacctagactaatgtaagataaaacaatgaaaactacctagactaatgtaagataaaacaatgaaaactacctagactaatgtaaaataaaacaatgaaaactacctggactaatgtaagataaaacaatgaaaactacctagactaatgtaaaataaaacaatgaaaactacctagactaatgtaagataaaacaatgaaaactacctagactaatgtaagataaaacaatgaaaactacctagactaatgtaagataaaacaatgaaaactacctagactaatgtaagataaaacaatgaaaactacctagactaatgtaagataaaacaatgaaaactacctagactaatgtaagataaaacaatgaaaactacctagactaatgtaagataaaacaatgaaaactacacAGATTAATGTAAGACGAAACAAAAACTACCTAGACTAATGCaagacaaaacaataaaaactacacagACTAATGTAAGATAAAGCAATAAAAACTACCTAATGTAAGACAAAAACGACCTAGGCTCACTTaagacaaaacaataaaaactacctGGACTAATGTAagacaaaagtataaaaattaccCAGACTAATGTAAGATAAAAATGACCTATACTAAtgtaagaacaaacaataaaaactacctagactaatgtaagataaaacaataaaatctttTCTCCAGCTGCCTTACAATCAACACCTGTATGAATGAGGATCTTACATCAgtacaattaatataaatttacgGTCTtgacaaatatacatttatataagatAACTAGATTACATCAATAAGTGTCATGTAAGATAACAGATCAATCAAAATCAGTttccagttattattattttttattattccaacaaTATGGGCCTCacatgaaaacagtttattaGTTGAATGCAATTTATAAATAAGTTCAACAGCTAATTGATTTTCAAATTCCACTAATTGCTCAGCTCAACTGACAACATCTGTGGAGGCTGATCTGGCCACATGGTAAACTTGTTCCCTTGAACTCTGACAtgatcagaaataaaataaaaactgaacacaGATAAGggattaaaagtaaaaaaaaacaacaaaagaatatATTTGATGACAAATCTGAAAGTTATGAATATTTATGCTGTTTTATCAGAataagttgttcagtgatggcattgattttaagtgtaaaaagagTGAAACTCAAGATACAGCTCTCAGATTCTGTGAATTTATGTGTGACAGATAAGAACAGTATACTTAAAATAACCTCTTCACAAAATGTTACATTTACAAATAGCCATCCAATTTATAAAACCCTGAACTTCTGTGTTACTTCGTAAGTACTCTGATGATAAAAGAAATAGCACAAGATGCTCCCTTTTGAGAAGGACCTCCCTGATTGGTGATTCATGTCCAACCAGATGATCCACGGTGAAATGTTATATgacagaaatgttttgttattccaGAAAATCAATAAGTGTTAACCCT
Coding sequences within:
- the LOC143226717 gene encoding cardiolipin synthase (CMP-forming)-like, which produces MTIPNGLCLLRIGATPLLGYLILVGNYEASFGIFTAAGVTDMLDGYIARKFPSQQSVIGSFLDPVADKFLIATLFITLTIAGLLPVPLTALIVARDVCLVTAGFYIRYKSLPSPRTLSRYFDVTFPTAKLSPTFISKVNTAIQFSLVAFTLAAPVFGYVDHPYMKLLWYLTAVTTVSSGVSYMFSKNTYKFLKSRSPKNV